TCGGCGTTGACGCGCGTCGCTGCCTGGATCGCCTGCATGGGCGTCATCCCCGCTTCCACGAGGAGCGCGAGCTCTCGCACTCCCTGGGCGACGGGGAAGCCGACGTAGTCCGTGCCGACGGCGACGTGCACGCCACCTCGGATGGCCTTCCCCACGGCTTCCATGTGTGCGCCTCGGTACTTTCGGGTGAGAGCGTTCATCTTCGCCTGGGCTTCGCTCTCAGGTTGTTCTTCGAGGTAGTAATCGCCGAGGTAGAGCGTCGGCACCAGATAGACGCCGCGCTCGGCCATGAGGCTCAAACCCTCGTCGTCGATGAAGGTTCCGTGCTCGATCGATCGCACCCCGGCTCGAACCGCCGCCTTGATGCCTTCGGCGGAGTGAGCGTGCGCGGCGACCGGGACGCCCAGTCGCGTCGCTTCTTCGACCATCGCCCGCAGCTCTTCGGGGCTGAAGTGAGCGCGCTCGGGGTTGTCGCCCGCCGACATCATGGCGCCGCTCGCGAGCACTTTGATCCAGTCGCTTCCAAACTTCAATTCTTCCCGAACGGCGTGACGAATCGCCTCGACCCCGTCGACAACGAGGCCGTCGGCCACGACGTGATGCTCGGGCCCGAGGAAATTGATGTCGCCTCCCCCGCCGGTGATCGAGAGGTAATGCCCGGCGCCCGTCAGGCGGGGCCCGTCGAAGAGCCCTTCTTCAATCGCGGTCCGTACGTCGAGATGCGCGTAGAAGACGTCGGCGTCGCCGAGCACGCGCAACGTCGTCCATCCCGACCGGAGGAGATCCCGCGCTACCTTGAGACCGCGGAGCGCCTTGTAAGCGGACGAGCGTCGCAGATGATCGACCTGATAGTCGTCGGTCGCAATCAAGAGATGGGCG
This genomic interval from Vicinamibacteria bacterium contains the following:
- a CDS encoding amidohydrolase family protein, producing MTLRSPRALTLGWLLCASNPLLAETVVLRCHAVIDGVGNEARQDSTIRIEDDRIVSIGASLDGIDGDRVIDLSAHTCLPGLIDAHAHLLIATDDYQVDHLRRSSAYKALRGLKVARDLLRSGWTTLRVLGDADVFYAHLDVRTAIEEGLFDGPRLTGAGHYLSITGGGGDINFLGPEHHVVADGLVVDGVEAIRHAVREELKFGSDWIKVLASGAMMSAGDNPERAHFSPEELRAMVEEATRLGVPVAAHAHSAEGIKAAVRAGVRSIEHGTFIDDEGLSLMAERGVYLVPTLYLGDYYLEEQPESEAQAKMNALTRKYRGAHMEAVGKAIRGGVHVAVGTDYVGFPVAQGVRELALLVEAGMTPMQAIQAATRVNAELLGWQDRIGTLEAGKLADIIAVPGDPLRNLAVFENVSFVMLGGKVIRSVEAH